The following proteins are co-located in the Corynebacterium aquilae DSM 44791 genome:
- the aroC gene encoding chorismate synthase: MFRWTTSGESHGQALVALVEHLPAGVPIATEDISYQLARRRLGYGRGARMKFEADEVTMLTGVRHGRTLGSPLAIMIGNTEWPKWTTLMAADAVDENDPEVQAAFASGRGAKLTRPRPGHADFAGMLKYGFDEARPVLERASARETAARVAAATVARNFLRETLGVEVLSHVVSIGRSEEVRGQLPTFADLEAIDESPVRAFHKDAEASMIAEIEAAKKAGDTLGGVVEVVVHGLPIGLGSHISGEDRLDAQLAAALMGIQAIKGVEVGDGFEEARRRGSEAHDEMVRTDDGAVTRLSNRAGGVEGGMTNGQPLVVRAAMKPISTVPRALKTVDMASGEAASAIHQRSDVCAVPAAGVVAEAMVALVLARNVLAKFGGDSLEETKRNIAGYVAEVNRRLEFGQ, from the coding sequence ATGTTTCGATGGACTACTTCTGGAGAAAGCCACGGCCAGGCTCTGGTCGCGCTTGTAGAGCACCTTCCTGCTGGTGTGCCGATTGCTACCGAGGATATTTCTTATCAGCTTGCGCGGCGTCGTTTGGGCTATGGCCGTGGCGCCCGCATGAAGTTTGAGGCGGACGAGGTGACCATGCTCACCGGTGTGCGTCATGGTCGTACTTTGGGTTCTCCGCTGGCCATCATGATTGGGAACACGGAGTGGCCGAAGTGGACCACCCTGATGGCTGCTGATGCGGTGGATGAGAACGATCCTGAGGTGCAGGCGGCGTTCGCTTCGGGTCGGGGCGCGAAGTTGACGCGCCCGCGCCCGGGTCACGCGGATTTTGCTGGCATGTTGAAGTACGGTTTCGACGAGGCTCGTCCGGTGTTGGAGCGGGCGTCGGCGCGTGAGACGGCTGCTCGTGTGGCTGCGGCCACGGTGGCGCGGAATTTCTTGCGGGAGACCCTTGGGGTCGAGGTGTTGAGCCATGTGGTCTCGATTGGCCGTAGTGAGGAAGTGCGTGGTCAGTTGCCGACTTTCGCTGATCTGGAGGCGATTGATGAGTCTCCGGTGCGTGCTTTCCATAAGGACGCTGAAGCATCGATGATTGCGGAGATTGAGGCTGCGAAGAAGGCCGGCGACACGTTGGGGGGCGTGGTTGAGGTCGTAGTGCATGGTTTGCCGATTGGTCTTGGTTCTCATATTTCGGGCGAGGATCGTTTGGATGCGCAGTTGGCTGCGGCGTTGATGGGTATTCAGGCAATCAAGGGCGTCGAGGTGGGCGATGGTTTTGAGGAGGCTCGTCGCCGCGGTAGTGAGGCTCATGATGAGATGGTGCGCACTGATGATGGTGCTGTGACCCGTTTGTCGAATCGTGCTGGCGGTGTTGAGGGCGGCATGACTAATGGTCAGCCTTTGGTGGTGCGTGCTGCTATGAAGCCGATTTCGACGGTGCCGCGTGCGTTGAAGACGGTTGATATGGCTTCTGGTGAGGCGGCTTCTGCGATTCACCAGCGCTCTGATGTGTGTGCGGTGCCGGCGGCCGGTGTTGTGGCTGAGGCCATGGTCGCGTTGGTGCTGGCTCGTAACGTGTTGGCCAAGTTTGGTGGGGATAGCTTGGAGGAGACTAAGCGCAACATTGCGGGCTATGTTGCTGAGGTCAATCGTCGTTTGGAGTTTGGTCAATGA
- the aroQ gene encoding type II 3-dehydroquinate dehydratase: MVINGPNLDRLGKRQPEVYGSETLADVQERLSALAAQLGRRVGFFQSNHEGEIIDKVHECADHGAAIIINPGGLTHTSVVLRDALAEIADGAGFVEVHISNVHAREAFRGHSYLSPIALGVIAGLGTAGYDLALRFVDERVLPQR; this comes from the coding sequence ATGGTGATTAATGGCCCGAATTTGGATCGTTTGGGTAAGCGGCAGCCTGAGGTGTATGGCAGTGAGACCCTGGCGGATGTGCAGGAGCGGTTGTCTGCTTTGGCTGCGCAGCTGGGCCGTCGGGTGGGCTTTTTTCAGTCCAACCATGAGGGTGAGATTATCGATAAGGTGCATGAGTGCGCCGACCATGGCGCGGCCATCATTATCAACCCTGGAGGGTTGACTCACACGTCTGTGGTGTTGCGGGATGCGCTAGCGGAGATCGCCGATGGGGCGGGTTTTGTGGAGGTGCATATCTCCAATGTGCATGCCCGTGAGGCGTTCCGTGGTCACTCGTATCTTTCGCCGATTGCGCTGGGGGTTATTGCCGGTTTGGGTACTGCGGGCTATGACCTGGCGTTGCGTTTTGTTGATGAGCGGGTGCTGCCGCAGCGCTAG
- the nusB gene encoding transcription antitermination factor NusB, whose translation MADNARFRRHGSRFKARSRAVDILFEAEARDVDPVAVVRDRVELAKRPDPVVPPVGEYTAAIVEGVAVDLDGIDDTISKHLAQDWQLDRLPAVDRAILRVSTWELLRNSEVPVRAAVVEGIELAATYSTDAAPPYINGVLDAIAGYAEDVRSGAIDPFATLELGDASDFAEGEAEDPEFAGIEFETDYDQPDTLESAAPAEAPHEDDTK comes from the coding sequence ATGGCTGATAACGCACGATTCCGTCGACACGGCTCCCGCTTTAAGGCGCGCAGCCGTGCCGTCGACATCCTGTTTGAGGCGGAGGCCCGCGACGTCGACCCGGTTGCGGTGGTGCGCGATCGGGTGGAGTTGGCTAAGCGCCCCGACCCGGTGGTTCCTCCCGTGGGGGAGTACACCGCCGCCATCGTTGAAGGTGTGGCGGTGGATTTGGATGGCATCGACGACACCATCTCCAAGCATTTGGCCCAGGACTGGCAGTTGGATCGCTTGCCGGCGGTGGATCGCGCTATTTTGCGCGTGTCGACCTGGGAGTTGCTGCGCAACTCTGAGGTTCCCGTCCGGGCGGCCGTAGTCGAGGGTATTGAGTTGGCTGCGACGTATTCCACCGATGCGGCGCCGCCGTACATCAACGGGGTGCTTGACGCTATCGCCGGCTATGCCGAAGACGTTCGTAGTGGTGCGATTGATCCTTTCGCCACCCTGGAACTTGGCGATGCCTCGGATTTCGCCGAGGGTGAAGCGGAAGATCCCGAATTTGCGGGCATCGAGTTCGAAACGGATTACGACCAGCCCGACACTCTTGAGTCCGCCGCGCCGGCTGAAGCGCCGCACGAGGACGACACCAAGTAG
- a CDS encoding aminopeptidase P family protein — MLADTRFSTRRRTLAAALAAQRIDSMLVTHLQHVRYLSGFSGSNGALIVNKDLSAQISTDGRYLTQVAEEVPDLEAVNARQCATALLEKVSGVRRVGFEADFVSVSEFERLQAACGEDVTLVPVSGVIEKIRLIKEPLEQTRLKEVAALASKAFEDLLAAGELAVGRTERQVAADLEYRMRMAGSERVSFDTIVASGPNSAKPHHDASDRVIEAGDLVTIDFGAHRLGFNSDMTRTVIMGHTTEFTQEIYDIVLRAQLAGVEAATPGTALVDVDKACRDIITEAGYGEFFVHSTGHGIGLDVHEAPSASVSGQGVLQPGMTLTIEPGIYVPGKGGVRIEDTLIITQGAPEVITTTSKDLVVL, encoded by the coding sequence ATGCTTGCTGATACTCGTTTTTCTACCCGTCGTCGTACTTTGGCTGCGGCGCTTGCTGCGCAGCGCATCGATAGCATGCTGGTGACCCATTTGCAGCATGTGCGCTATTTGAGTGGTTTTTCCGGCTCGAATGGTGCGCTGATCGTGAATAAGGATCTGTCGGCCCAGATTTCTACGGACGGGCGGTATCTCACCCAGGTGGCTGAGGAGGTCCCTGATTTGGAGGCCGTCAATGCCCGCCAGTGCGCCACGGCGTTGCTGGAGAAGGTGTCCGGGGTGCGCCGTGTTGGCTTTGAGGCGGATTTTGTCTCGGTCAGCGAGTTTGAGCGTTTGCAGGCCGCATGTGGTGAGGACGTGACTTTGGTGCCGGTGTCGGGGGTGATTGAGAAGATTCGTTTGATTAAGGAGCCGCTGGAGCAGACTCGTTTGAAGGAGGTTGCGGCGCTGGCGTCGAAGGCCTTTGAGGATTTGTTGGCGGCGGGCGAGCTTGCGGTGGGCCGTACGGAGCGTCAGGTGGCGGCGGATTTGGAGTACCGGATGCGGATGGCCGGCTCGGAGCGTGTGTCTTTTGACACCATTGTTGCCTCGGGCCCGAACTCGGCTAAGCCACACCATGATGCCTCTGACCGGGTCATTGAGGCGGGGGATTTGGTGACGATTGACTTTGGTGCGCACCGTTTGGGATTCAACTCTGATATGACACGCACCGTGATCATGGGGCACACCACTGAGTTCACTCAGGAGATTTACGACATCGTGTTGCGGGCGCAGCTCGCGGGGGTTGAGGCGGCTACCCCGGGTACTGCCTTGGTGGATGTGGATAAGGCGTGCCGCGACATCATCACTGAGGCTGGCTATGGGGAGTTCTTTGTGCACTCGACTGGACATGGCATTGGTTTGGATGTGCACGAGGCCCCGTCGGCGTCTGTCAGTGGCCAGGGGGTGCTGCAGCCCGGCATGACCTTGACCATCGAGCCGGGTATTTATGTGCCTGGTAAGGGCGGTGTCCGCATCGAGGACACCCTCATCATTACCCAGGGTGCGCCGGAGGTTATTACGACCACGAGTAAAGACTTGGTAGTCTTGTAG
- a CDS encoding prepilin peptidase: MDSFSGITQQVALAVEFVGWLAFAVWAGVLWWWDRRYLRLPNVVVYPGVVALWGMGLVGGSLGQLVMGLVWPGLYLLVWAFYKGVGGGDIKLACGLGVLVAQQGVGVVVWVVLLAQVTTVAEAVWCRRRRVAHGPHMLAAAVCGVIFG; the protein is encoded by the coding sequence ATGGATTCTTTTTCTGGAATCACGCAGCAGGTGGCATTGGCCGTGGAATTCGTTGGTTGGCTGGCGTTCGCGGTGTGGGCCGGGGTGTTGTGGTGGTGGGACCGAAGGTATTTGCGGCTGCCGAACGTGGTGGTCTATCCCGGGGTGGTGGCTTTGTGGGGGATGGGTTTGGTGGGCGGGTCTTTAGGTCAGCTGGTGATGGGTTTAGTGTGGCCGGGGTTGTATCTGTTGGTGTGGGCTTTTTACAAGGGGGTTGGTGGGGGTGATATCAAGCTTGCGTGTGGGTTGGGGGTGTTGGTGGCGCAGCAGGGGGTGGGGGTAGTTGTGTGGGTGGTTTTGTTGGCTCAGGTGACGACGGTGGCTGAGGCGGTGTGGTGTCGTCGCAGGCGCGTTGCGCATGGTCCGCACATGTTGGCGGCTGCGGTGTGTGGGGTCATATTTGGCTGA
- a CDS encoding shikimate kinase, whose protein sequence is MTAQPEGPTVVLVGLPGAGKSTIGRLLAQRLGQPFVDSDLMIEQESGKACGDVFTELGEPAFRELEARVVAEALTRHGVVSLGGGAVVTASTRQLLKRHTVAWIDVSVEEGVRRTMAENTRPVLNAEDPAQRYRQLFVTREPLYTEVATARVVTDGRAPADIVDSIITELL, encoded by the coding sequence ATGACGGCGCAGCCTGAGGGCCCCACGGTGGTGTTGGTGGGGCTTCCGGGCGCCGGTAAGTCGACTATTGGTCGGTTGTTGGCGCAGCGTTTGGGGCAGCCTTTTGTGGATTCTGATCTCATGATTGAGCAGGAGTCCGGTAAAGCGTGTGGTGATGTGTTTACCGAGCTTGGCGAGCCTGCTTTTAGGGAGTTGGAGGCGCGCGTCGTGGCGGAGGCGTTGACGCGCCATGGTGTGGTGTCGTTGGGCGGGGGCGCGGTTGTTACGGCCTCGACACGACAGTTGTTGAAGCGTCACACGGTGGCGTGGATTGATGTGTCGGTGGAGGAGGGGGTGCGCCGCACGATGGCGGAAAATACGCGCCCGGTGCTCAATGCTGAGGATCCGGCGCAGCGTTATCGTCAGCTGTTTGTTACCCGCGAGCCGTTGTACACGGAGGTGGCGACGGCCCGGGTGGTCACGGATGGGCGTGCACCTGCCGATATTGTTGATTCCATCATCACTGAGTTGTTGTGA
- the aroB gene encoding 3-dehydroquinate synthase yields the protein MASVTVASQAPYEVHIDSGLDGRIADFVAGLDGCHTVGVVFQPSLDPAGLVSALQSRGLRVVPMPIPDAEEGKSLATCGHLWDVMGGEGFTRRDCVIGFGGGAATDLAGFVAAGWMRGIKVVQVPTTLLAMVDAAVGGKTGINTAAGKNLVGAFHEPAAVFIDLDRIATLPRSELVAGSAEIIKTGFISDTVILDRYEADPEACLRVDGFLPELIERSVSVKARVVASDLKESGLREILNYGHTFGHAVELNEHFEWRHGNAVAVGMMFIANLAQIEGLIDEDLVVRHERILASIGLPTKYRAGVFEQLLTGMTRDKKNRDGMIRFVALTAAGQPTRLEGPSRESLEKAYARISA from the coding sequence ATGGCTAGTGTGACTGTTGCTTCCCAGGCCCCCTATGAGGTTCATATTGATTCCGGTCTTGATGGGCGGATTGCTGATTTCGTGGCTGGTCTTGATGGTTGTCATACCGTTGGGGTGGTGTTTCAGCCGTCGTTGGATCCCGCGGGTTTGGTGTCGGCGTTGCAGTCGCGGGGGCTGCGTGTGGTGCCTATGCCTATTCCGGATGCCGAGGAGGGTAAGTCTTTGGCGACCTGCGGGCACCTGTGGGATGTGATGGGCGGGGAGGGTTTTACTCGCCGCGATTGCGTGATTGGTTTTGGTGGTGGTGCTGCTACTGATTTGGCGGGCTTTGTGGCAGCTGGGTGGATGCGGGGAATTAAGGTGGTGCAGGTTCCTACGACGTTGTTGGCCATGGTTGATGCCGCGGTGGGGGGTAAGACGGGGATTAATACCGCTGCGGGCAAAAATCTGGTGGGTGCTTTCCACGAGCCCGCTGCTGTGTTTATTGACCTAGATAGGATTGCGACGCTGCCGCGTAGTGAGCTGGTGGCGGGTTCTGCTGAGATCATCAAGACTGGTTTTATTTCTGACACGGTGATTCTGGATCGTTATGAGGCGGATCCGGAGGCGTGTTTGCGGGTTGATGGTTTTCTGCCGGAGTTGATTGAGCGCTCGGTGTCGGTCAAGGCGCGGGTGGTGGCGTCTGATTTGAAGGAATCGGGGCTGCGGGAGATTTTGAACTATGGCCACACGTTCGGCCATGCGGTGGAGCTCAATGAGCATTTTGAGTGGCGGCACGGCAATGCTGTGGCGGTAGGGATGATGTTTATTGCGAACTTGGCCCAGATTGAGGGTTTGATTGATGAGGATCTGGTTGTTCGTCATGAGCGGATTTTGGCCAGCATTGGGTTGCCGACCAAGTATCGGGCTGGTGTGTTTGAGCAGTTGTTGACGGGTATGACGCGCGATAAGAAGAACCGTGATGGGATGATTCGTTTTGTGGCGTTGACGGCTGCTGGTCAGCCGACTCGGTTGGAGGGGCCGTCGCGGGAGAGCTTGGAAAAGGCGTATGCGCGCATCAGTGCCTAG
- a CDS encoding shikimate dehydrogenase, producing MAITHRAAIVGKPIGHSLSPVLHNAGYAALGMDDWEYGSFECDAAGLADLVASLDDTYVGLSVTMPGKFAMLDIAEEISPRCEDIGSGNTLVRTPTGWRADNTDVDGIRAALERLRVDAPTVAAEGSEAVLIGGGGTARTVLWTMAELGCSKVTVINRTDRSDELSPLVTRTGAEFEWLPPHADLEPVVERASVVINTVPVDGTTDVVEACSNAPLFDVIYNPWPTPLAKAVRAKGHPVAGGHVMLAHQAFSQFEQFTGLAAPEESMWAALMDRF from the coding sequence TTGGCTATCACGCACCGTGCTGCGATTGTTGGAAAACCTATTGGGCATTCCCTGTCACCTGTGCTGCACAACGCGGGTTATGCCGCTTTGGGCATGGACGATTGGGAGTACGGCAGTTTCGAGTGTGATGCGGCGGGTCTGGCTGATCTGGTGGCGAGCTTGGACGACACTTATGTCGGACTGTCGGTGACGATGCCGGGTAAATTCGCCATGCTGGATATCGCTGAGGAAATTAGTCCGCGTTGTGAGGACATTGGCTCCGGCAATACTTTGGTACGGACCCCTACTGGTTGGCGGGCCGACAACACCGACGTTGACGGCATTCGCGCCGCTTTGGAACGGCTGCGTGTGGATGCGCCCACTGTCGCAGCGGAGGGTTCTGAAGCAGTTCTTATCGGTGGTGGCGGTACTGCCCGTACGGTGCTGTGGACGATGGCGGAGTTGGGGTGCAGCAAGGTGACGGTGATTAATCGCACCGACCGTAGTGATGAGTTGTCGCCTTTGGTGACTCGCACCGGCGCTGAGTTTGAGTGGTTGCCCCCGCACGCCGATCTGGAGCCGGTCGTTGAGCGCGCCAGCGTTGTCATCAATACCGTTCCGGTCGACGGAACGACCGATGTGGTTGAAGCGTGTTCCAATGCGCCCTTGTTTGACGTGATTTACAATCCTTGGCCGACGCCGCTGGCAAAGGCTGTGCGCGCTAAGGGCCACCCGGTGGCTGGTGGTCACGTGATGCTCGCGCATCAGGCGTTTTCTCAGTTTGAACAGTTCACTGGTTTGGCGGCCCCGGAGGAATCCATGTGGGCTGCTTTGATGGACCGGTTCTAG
- the efp gene encoding elongation factor P: MATTADFKNGLVLKIDGKLQQITEFQHVKPGKGPAFVRTKLKDVVSGKVTDKTFNAGVKVETATVDRRDMTYLYNDGTSYVMMDAKTFEQIELAPHLVGDAGRFLLEETTVQVSFHEGEPLFAELPISVELKVAHTDPGLQGDRSTGGTKPATLETGAEIQVPLFIETGNVLKVDTRTGEYLSRVNN; encoded by the coding sequence GTGGCAACTACCGCTGATTTCAAGAACGGTCTTGTCCTCAAGATCGATGGCAAGCTGCAGCAGATCACTGAGTTCCAGCACGTGAAGCCGGGCAAGGGCCCCGCTTTCGTGCGTACCAAGCTCAAGGACGTGGTGTCCGGCAAGGTCACCGACAAGACCTTCAACGCGGGCGTGAAGGTGGAGACCGCCACCGTCGACCGTCGTGACATGACCTACCTGTACAACGATGGCACCTCCTACGTCATGATGGATGCCAAGACTTTCGAGCAGATCGAGTTGGCTCCCCACCTGGTGGGCGATGCTGGCCGTTTCCTGTTGGAGGAAACCACCGTGCAGGTGTCCTTCCACGAGGGTGAGCCGCTGTTTGCTGAGCTGCCGATTTCTGTGGAGCTCAAGGTTGCTCACACTGATCCGGGCCTGCAGGGCGACCGCTCCACTGGTGGCACCAAGCCCGCCACCTTGGAGACCGGCGCTGAGATTCAGGTTCCGTTGTTCATCGAGACCGGTAACGTCCTCAAGGTCGATACCCGCACCGGTGAGTACCTCTCCCGCGTTAACAACTAA